One stretch of Miscanthus floridulus cultivar M001 chromosome 18, ASM1932011v1, whole genome shotgun sequence DNA includes these proteins:
- the LOC136523811 gene encoding dolichyl-diphosphooligosaccharide--protein glycosyltransferase subunit DAD1 gives MPRATSDAKLLIQSLGKAYAATPTNLKIIDLYVVFAVATALIQVAYMGLVGSFPFNSFLSGVLSCIGTAVLAVCLRIQVNKDNKEFKDLPPERAFADFVLCNLVLHLVIMNFLG, from the exons ATGCCGAGGGCCACCAGTGATGCGAAGCTTCTGATCCAGTCCCTTGGCAAGGCGTATGCTGCCACACCAACAAATCTCAAG ATTATTGACCTCTATGTGGTTTTTGCGGTTGCCACTGCCCTTATTCAG GTTGCTTACATGGGACTGGTTGGGTCGTTTCCCTTCAACTCCTTCCTCTCTGGAGTCCTTTCATGCATAGGAACTGCAGTTCTTGCTG TTTGCCTCCGCATTCAAGTGAACAAAGACAACAAAGAATTTAAG GATCTTCCCCCAGAAAGGGCCTTTGCTGACTTCGTCCTGTGCAACCTGGTGCTCCACCTGGTGATCATGAACTTCCTCGGATAA